The genome window ATTGCTTATTTAGCAGGGCTTGAACTCAAAAGAGCCGGTGTGCATATCAACTTTTCTCCGGTGTTGGACGTTAACAGCAATCCGCACAATCCGATTATCGGCGTGCGATCCTTTGGTTCAGATCCGGCCAATGTCACTAAGATGGGCATTTCTTTGATGAATGGTTTTAAAGCGGCCGGTATCGTAAGTGTGGTAAAGCACTTTCCGGGTCATGGAGATACTTCCGTTGATTCGCATTATCAGGTACCGGTTGTAAAATCATCTTACCAAGAATTGGAAAAAACCCACATCGCCCCCTTTGCTAAAGCCATCGAACACGGTGTGCAGGGTGTAATGACCAGCCACATTATTTATCCGGCTTTGGATAACAAAAACATTACCACTTTTTCCAAGCCCATCGTACAAGATTTATTAAGAGGGAAATTAGGATACAAAGGTTTGGTGGTGACGGATAGTCTGGACATGAAGGCTGCCACTCAATTTTGCACGATTGCTAACTGCGCTGTACGCGCTCTAAATGCCGGGTCAGACCTAATTTTATTGGGACGCTATATTAAACCGCAAACCACCTTCTCGCGCATTTACAAACAAATTTCTACCAACAAAAAAAGTATTGCACACGTCAATGAAGCAGCCGAAAAAATTTTTAACCTAAAAAAAGAATTAGGTTTATTAGATGCTTCTGCCACTATTCCACCACCCATTGATCAAGCTTATAGAGAAGAATTGGAAAAAATCAGCAATCGTGCCGTCACTCTCGTAAGAGACCGGGTTAATCTGCTCCCGTTCAATCCGGAAGTATTGCGCGGCAAGAAACCCACCGTCTGTGCTATTTTCTTTTCTCCTTCACGATTTGCAGACCAATTGCCCAACTTTGCCCAACCTTTTATGGAAAAGGGTTGGGAGGTGCGCGGATATAATGCGGCTTTGACACCTAAGGCAGTAGACGCCAAGCGTGCCCGAGAATGTGCCAACGGGGCAGACTTATTGGTGGTCACCAGTTTACAATGGGCCGACAAAACGAATATCAATCAAAAAAACACCATTCAGGCTCTTTTCAAAGAAAATCCGAGAAATGTATTTATCTCCACCATGAGTCCCTATGATATCGCCAATTATCCGCAC of Elusimicrobiaceae bacterium contains these proteins:
- a CDS encoding glycoside hydrolase family 3 C-terminal domain-containing protein, encoding MAEEIRFEDLSLEEKLGQTLTVFVDIDSADIFRPIIESGKVGGALIQWGNYSLAQTKDLIAKLQSWAAKSPHKIPLLISIDYEGGTVYTPITLGFDYLPTNMMLSAAADEEGAATIAYLAGLELKRAGVHINFSPVLDVNSNPHNPIIGVRSFGSDPANVTKMGISLMNGFKAAGIVSVVKHFPGHGDTSVDSHYQVPVVKSSYQELEKTHIAPFAKAIEHGVQGVMTSHIIYPALDNKNITTFSKPIVQDLLRGKLGYKGLVVTDSLDMKAATQFCTIANCAVRALNAGSDLILLGRYIKPQTTFSRIYKQISTNKKSIAHVNEAAEKIFNLKKELGLLDASATIPPPIDQAYREELEKISNRAVTLVRDRVNLLPFNPEVLRGKKPTVCAIFFSPSRFADQLPNFAQPFMEKGWEVRGYNAALTPKAVDAKRARECANGADLLVVTSLQWADKTNINQKNTIQALFKENPRNVFISTMSPYDIANYPHANTVLATYGLNRYVLKTAADIILGNLKPQGKLPVSLPVTQ